One genomic segment of Helianthus annuus cultivar XRQ/B chromosome 14, HanXRQr2.0-SUNRISE, whole genome shotgun sequence includes these proteins:
- the LOC110887548 gene encoding uncharacterized protein LOC110887548 produces the protein MLCYGLAVTCIEVGFDQAQYVGGDSKLVRVDVDHISYFELVDYAMESGFYSSRKFHIYGLDADDGGLHHFESDKDVLHLAGKVMTWSEPFMEVLIQPGPILADEAYSCSRPTNPSPRPNEQKAQSTKPARSTDRVLVDIDNEYGHDSDDSEYKQSVGSGESDDDTDIDDLVPSSDHDEEEVLEEVNGSESDREDLEWRQSQDAVRKATHVDYGDILTPGESEDDNIRGKKYKEAAPSITEHTNWKKFIWKVGTRFASRDAFKEAVRRYSVTIGRNLYLAKSETGNCGRIVVKCIEGCPFFLLCSLHKGKECYMVKRVQNKHSCQRNMIKNRQLTTRFIANEFLPLFRSKPNWSTKEIVLAVKQKYKVIITKWLAYKAKSCAHKKLHGPMRDHYSKIGAYMDILKKTNPTSTFVLVTAPPGFINLDPTTTCETFFRLFVCFDGFKKGFLAGCRKVLCLDGCFLKTFLGGMLLTAVGSDANDQMYPLAWAVVEGENNDSWEWLMEELRKCLGINDGGEAWTFISDQQKGLLNAVALIWPRAEHRNCARHIYANWHKTFKDEELKELYWKATRAYCEPKCIQALDEMRSINPDAIEALLKQDKTCFNRCYLKTHTKCDVIVNNMAETFNEMAAKDVVICPNIQEKLEFSKGAAYRCEVYPSSYQVFQVRDFDDVSVDLDKRTCTCRKWELRGYPCKHVCAVAGFLHKNAEDYVDQCYHKDTYMKIYDFTIPPLPSEKYWPKVDYPMDPPPIKVAPGRPKKNRKRDPHEDPKKPGKLTKHGVIMTCGICGARGHNKRKCAEKGKMNTAEPRSKRQKGNIRKRKSTQQST, from the exons ATGTTATGCTATGGATTGGCGGTCACATGCATTGAGGTAGGATTTGATCAAGCACAGTATGTAGGAGGTGATTCAAAGCTTGTTAGAGTAGATGTAGACCACATTTCTTACTTTGAACTTGTAGATTATGCAATGGAATCCGGTTTTTACAGTTCTAGAAAATTTCATATATATGGGTTGGATGCTGATGATGGGGGACTTCATCACTTTGAAAGTGATAAAGATGTGTTGCACTTGGCCGGTAAGGTTATGACATGGAGTGAACCATTTATGGAAGTCCTGATCCAACCAGGTCCAATACTGGCAGATGAAGCCTACTCCTGTTCCAGGCCCACTAACCCATCTCCCCGGCCCAATGAGCAAAAAGCCCAATCCACAAAGCCTGCTAGGTCAACTGATAGGGTTTTAGTGGATATAGACAATGAATATGGTCATGATAGTGATGACAGTGAGTATAAACAATCAGTTGGATCAGGAGAGTCGGATGATGATACTGATATTGATGACCTAGTTCCAAGCAGTGATCATGATGAGGAGGAGGTTCTGGAAGAGGTAAATGGTTCTGAGTCAGATAGAGAGGACTTGGAATGGAGACAGTCACAAGATGCAGTTAGAAAGGCTACTCATGTTGATT ATGGTGACATTCTTACACCCGGTGAAAGTGAGGACGATAATATCAGGGGTAAGAAGTATAAGGAAGCTGCTCCATCTATAACTGAACACACTAACTGGAAGAAATTCATTTGGAAGGTAGGAACAAGGTTTGCATCAAGGGATGCCTTCAAAGAGGCAGTGAGAAGGTATTCAGTGACTATTGGTAGGAATTTGTACCTTGCTAAGAGTGAGACGGGCAACTGTGGTCGTATAGTTGTCAAGTGTATAGAAGGGTGTCCATTTTTCTTATTGTGCTCACTGCATAAGGGTAAGGAGTGTTATATGGTTAAAAGAGTGCAGAATAAGCATTCTTGCCAAAGGAACATGATAAAGAACAGACAATTAACAACAAGGTTTATAGCTAATGAGTTCCTACCATTGTTTAGATCCAAGCCCAATTGGTCTACTAAGGAGATTGTATTGGCTGTAAAACAGAAGTATAAGGTCATAATTACTAAGTGGTTGGCTTACAAGGCTAAATCTTGTGCTCATAAGAAGTTGCATGGACCAATGAGGGATCATTATAGTAAAATTGGTGCATACATGGATATTTTGAAGAAAACAAATCCAACATCAACGTTTGTTCTTGTAACTGCACCACCAGGTTTTATCAATCTAGATCCAACAACCACATGTGAAACATTCTTTAGATTATTTGTATGTTTTGATGGTTTCAAAAAAGGATTTTTAGCCGGATGCAGGAAGGTGTTATGTTTAGATGGTTGTTTTTTGAAGACATTCCTGGGGGGAATGTTATTAACTGCTGTTGGAAGTGATGCTAATGATCAGATGTATCCTTTGGCATGGGCAGTGGTTGAAGGGGAGAACAATGATAGTTGGGAATGGTTAATGGAAGAGCTCAGAAAGTGTTTGGGAATAAATGATGGTGGGGAAGCATGGACATTCATATCAGATCAGCAGAAG GGTCTATTGAATGCTGTTGCACTAATATGGCCAAGGGCAGAGCATAGAAACTGTGCAAGGCACATCTATGCTAACTGGCACAAGACATTCAAGGATGAAGAGTTGAAGGAACTGTATTGGAAAGCTACAAGGGCTTATTGTGAACCTAAGTGCATTCAAGCACTTGATGAGATGAGATCAATCAACCCTGATGCAATAGAAGCATTATTGAAACAAGATAAAACTTGTTTCAACAGATGCTACTTGAAAACTCACACTAAATGTGATGTAATAGTGAACAACATGGCAGAAACATTCAATG aaatggCTGCCAAAGATGTTGTCATCTGCCCTAATATACAGGAAAAACTAGAGTTTTCCAAGGGTGCAGCTTATAGGTGTGAAGTGTACCCCTCATCTTATCAAGTTTTCCAAGTAAGAGACTTTGATGATGTATCTGTTGACTTGGATAAGAGAACCTGCACATGTAGAAAGTGGGAACTTAGGGGATATCCATGTAAGCATGTGTGTGCTGTGGCTGGGTTTTTACATAAGAATGCAGAAGATTATGTGGACCAGTGTTACCACAAAGATACATACATGAAGATTTATGACTTCACAATCCCTCCATTGCCAAGTGAAAAGTATTGGCCAAAGGTTGATTATCCAATGGATCCACCTCCAATAAAAGTTGCTCCTGGTAGGCCTAAGAAGAACAGAAAGAGAGACCCTCATGAGGATCCTAAAAAGCCAGGAAAACTAACTAAGCATGGGGTTATAATGACATGTGGTATTTGTGGAGCAAGAGGTCATAACAAGAGAAAATGTGCTGAAAAGGGGAAGATGAATACAG CTGAACCTAGATCAAAGAGACAGAAGGGGAACATAAGGAAGAGAAAGTCAACACAGCAGTCAACATAG